Genomic window (Streptomyces sp. RerS4):
ACACCACCGGCCCGCTCGCCGACCGCCGCGAGGACGACATAGCCCTCGTGCTGCTGCGCCGCGAGGGCCCCGACTGCGGCTGCGGCGTCCTCACGACGCACCCGGCCCGGCCCGCCCGGCGCACGATGCTGACCGTGGCGCAGGCGGAGCCGGAACGGATCTCGGGCGCCCGCCGGCAGATCCGGGAGCTGCTGCACGACTGGGCGGACCCGGAACAGGTGGACGCGGCGGTCCTGATGGTCTCCGAGATGGTCACCAACGTCCTCGTCCACACCGACGGCGACGCGCTGCTGGTCGCGGAGGCCGCGGGCGAGCTGGGCACGCGCCGGCTGCGCGTGGAGGTCGCGGACGGCAGCGACGAGCTGCCGCACAAGCGCCACCCGGGCGAGATGGCGTCGAGCGGGCGCGGTGTGCTGCTGACGGAGATGCTCGCCGACACCTGGGGTGTGGATCCGCGCGGCGAGGGCAAATCGATCTGGTTCGAGCTCTACGAACGCTCCAAGCCGTTCGAGGACGCCATGGACGACGTAGACCACGTAGACCTCTGAAAGGTAGGTGGCCCCGGCCATGCCGACCCCTCTGCTGCCCGATCCGGTCCGTCGGGCCGCCGCGTGGTGCGCGGTCTTCCTGCTGGTCACCGGTGTGCTCGCGGTCGGCGTGTGGCTGTGCGTGGTCCTCAAGAGCGTCGTGACGCCGGTGCTGCTGGCCGTCCTCGGTACCGCCCTGCTCGGCCCCCTGCACCGGCGGCTGGTCCGCATGCGGGTCAGCCGGTCCCTGGCGGCGGCGATCACCTGCCTGGCCGTGGTCGCGGTCGTCGGCGGGGCGATCTACGTCGTCACCCTCGCGCTGATCGAGACCGGCGACCAGATCATCGCCTCGCTGACGCGCGCCGGCGCGAGCCTCGCCGAGCACTTCGGGGCGGCGGGCACCTCACTGGAGGACCTCGCGGCCAACTCGCGGGAGCTGCTGACGAAGTTCGGCAGTACGGCCGCCTCCGGCGTGGTCGCCGGGATCAGCGTCGTCGCCGCGATGATCGGGACCGCGCTGCTGGCCCTCGTGCTGATCTTCTTCTTCCTGCGCGACTCCGACCGGGCCGTGGGCACGCTGCGCGCCATGGTCCCGAGTCGCTCGGGCGACATCGCGGAGGCCATGGGCCGGCGCGCCTACGGGGCCGTCGAGGGCTTCATGCGCGGCACCACCTTCGTGGCCCTGATCGACGCCGTGCTGATCGGGATCGGACTGCTGGTGCTGCGCGTGCCGGGCGCGCTGGGGCTGGCCGCCCTGGTGTTCGTGACGGCCTACATCCCCTACCTCGGCGCGTTCCTGTCCGGCGCGGTGGCGGTCCTGGTGGCGCTCGCCGACCGGGGCTGGGTCATCGGCCTGTGGGTACTGGGCGTGGTGCTGGCGGTCCAGGTGATCGAGGGGAACGTGCTCCAGCCGGTGGTGCAGAGCCGCACCGTGCAGATGCACCCGGTGGTGGTGATGCTGGCGATCACGGCCGGGGCGAGCGTCGCCGGGATCCTCGGCATGCTGCTCGCGGTACCGCTCGCGGCGGCCGTCTTCGGGGTGCTGTCGGAGCTGCGGGGCCGCTACACGACCCCGCCGCCCGGGGCGCCGGACCCGGCCACGCCGGGTCCGAGTCGCCCCTGAGGCGCTCCCGGTGAGCCCTACAGCCCGCCCTCGGACATCCCGTGCACGGCCGGGATCGTGCCCAGGCGGCCCTTCTGGAAGTCGTCGAACGCCTGCTGGAGTTCCTCGCGGGTGTTCATGACGAACGGTCCGTAGTGGGCCATGGGCTCCCGGATCGGCCGGCCGCCGAGGAGGACGACCTCCATGTCCGGCGTGTGGGAGTCCTGCTTCTCGTCCGCGCGGACGGTCAGCGAACCGCCGGAGCCGAACACGGCCGTCTGGCCCAGCTGGATCGGACGGCGCTCGGCGCCCACCGACCCGCGGCCCGCGAGCACGTACGCCAGTCCGTTGAAGTCCTCCCGCCACGGCAGGGTGACCTCCGCGCCGGGTGCGAGCGTCGCGTGGATCATCGTGATCGGCGTGTGCGTGATGCCGGGGCCCTGGTGGCCGTCCAGCTCACCGGCGATGACGCGCAGCAGCGCGCCGCCGTCGGGGGTGGTCAGCAGCTGGACGTTGCCGCCGCGGATGTCCTGGTAGCGCGGCGCCATCATCTTGTCCTTCGCCGGCAGGTTCACCCACAGCTG
Coding sequences:
- a CDS encoding AI-2E family transporter, with product MPTPLLPDPVRRAAAWCAVFLLVTGVLAVGVWLCVVLKSVVTPVLLAVLGTALLGPLHRRLVRMRVSRSLAAAITCLAVVAVVGGAIYVVTLALIETGDQIIASLTRAGASLAEHFGAAGTSLEDLAANSRELLTKFGSTAASGVVAGISVVAAMIGTALLALVLIFFFLRDSDRAVGTLRAMVPSRSGDIAEAMGRRAYGAVEGFMRGTTFVALIDAVLIGIGLLVLRVPGALGLAALVFVTAYIPYLGAFLSGAVAVLVALADRGWVIGLWVLGVVLAVQVIEGNVLQPVVQSRTVQMHPVVVMLAITAGASVAGILGMLLAVPLAAAVFGVLSELRGRYTTPPPGAPDPATPGPSRP
- a CDS encoding pirin family protein, with amino-acid sequence MPAVTVENPLTLPRVAEPQAATARKVLAVTTAPGGFEGEGFPVRRAFAGINYQYLDPFIMMDQMGEVEYAPGEPKGTPWHPHRGFETVTYIIDGVFDHQDSNGGGGTITNGDTQWMTAGSGLLHIEAPPEQLVMSGGLFHGLQLWVNLPAKDKMMAPRYQDIRGGNVQLLTTPDGGALLRVIAGELDGHQGPGITHTPITMIHATLAPGAEVTLPWREDFNGLAYVLAGRGSVGAERRPIQLGQTAVFGSGGSLTVRADEKQDSHTPDMEVVLLGGRPIREPMAHYGPFVMNTREELQQAFDDFQKGRLGTIPAVHGMSEGGL